GTGTCGCCGTGCCCGTGCGCGCGATCGCCGAGGATCCGTCCAAGGCCTATGATTATACCGCCAAGGGCAATCTCGTGGCGGTGATCTCGAACGGCACCGCGATCCTCGGTCTCGGCGACCTCGGTGCGCTGGCCTCGAAGCCGGTGATGGAAGGCAAGGCGGTGCTGTTCAAGCGCTTCGCCGACGTCGATTCGATCGACCTCGAACTCGACACCCGCGATCCGCAGGCCTTCATCGATGCGGTCGCGCTGATGGGGCCGAGCTTCGGCGGCATCAATCTCGAGGACATTGCCGCGCCCGACTGCTTCGTCATCGAGCAGACGCTGCGCGAGCGGATGAACATCCCGGTCTTCCACGACGACCAGCACGGCACCGCGATCATCACGGCGGCGGGCCTCATCAATGCCTGCCTGCTGACCGGGCGCGAGCTCAAGGACGTCAAGGTCGTGGTCAATGGCGCGGGCGCGGCGGCGATCGCCTGCACCGAGCTCATCAAGGCGATGGGCGTGCGCGGCGACAATGTCCTGATGTGCGACCGCACGGGCGTCATCCACAAGGACCGCGACGACCTCGACCAGTGGAAGAGCGCGCACGCCGCCGACACGGACCGCCGCACGCTCGCCGAGGCGCTCGAGGGCGCCGACGTGTTCCTCGGGCTCAGTGCCGCGAAGGCGCTCAAGGCCGAGTGGGTGCTGACGATGGCGCCGCGGCCGATCATCTTCGCCATGGCCAATCCCGATCCCGAGATCACTCCGCCCGAAGCCAAGACGGCGCGCCCCGACGCGATCGTGGCGACCGGGCGCTCGGACTATCCCAACCAGGTCAACAACGTCCTCGGCTTCCCCTTCATCTTCCGCGGCGCGCTCGATGTCCGCGCGACTGCGATCAACGACGAGATGAAGATCGCCGCCGCCGACGCCCTCGCCCGGCTGGCGCGGGAAGCGGTGCCCGAGGAAGTGGCGGCGGCCTATGGCGGGATCAACCACAAGTTCGGTGCCGACTACATCATCCCTGCGCCCTTCGATCCGCGCCTGATGGAAGTGGTCCCTGCCGCAGTCGCCGAAGCGGCGATGCGCTCGGGCGTCGCGCAGCGGCCGATCGAGGATTTTGCGGCCTATCGCCAGCAGCTTCGCGCGCGCCTCAATCCGACCGTCAGCGTTCTCAGCCTCGCTTATCAGGCCGCCAAGTCGAACCCGAAGCGCGTGCTGTTCGCCGAGGGCGAGGAAAGCGTCGTGCTGCGCGCCGCCATCGCCTTCAAGGATGGCGGCTATGGCACCCCGGTGCTGGTCGGGCGCGAGGACGTCCACGATCGGCTGCGCGACCTCGGGGTCGACGACCCGTCGGGCTATGAAGTGCTCAACAGCCGCAACTCGCCCTTGGTGGGCCGTGCGGTCGACCATCTCTACGCCCGCCTGCAGCGCAAGGGCTTCCTGCGCCGCGAGATCGAGCGGATGGTCAATCAGGACCGCAATTACTTCGCCGCCGCCATGCTCGCGCTGGGCGAGGCCGACGCGATGATCACCGGTGTGACGCGGCCCTTCAGCCAGTCGCTTCGCCAGGTCGAGATGGTCATCGACCACGAGGCCGACGCGCCCCCGTTCGGGATTAACATCGTCGTCGGACAGAACCAGACGGTGCTGATCGCCGACACGGCGGTCACCGAGCGCCCGACCGCCGAGGACCTTGCCGCGATCGCCGTCCGCTCGGCCGCCTTCGCCCGCCGCATGGGCCAGGAACCGCGGGTCGCGTTCGTCAGCTACACGACCTTCGGCAATCCGCCCGGCGCTTACGTCAGCAATCTGCGCGACGCGGTGACCCTGCTCGACGGCCGCCAGGTCGACTTCGAATATGAAGGGGAGATGTCGCCCGAGCTTGCGCTCAACCATGAGATGCAGCGGCGCTATTATCCCTTCAGCCGCCTGTCGGGCCCGGCCAACATCCTGATCATGCCCGGCCTGCAGTCGGCCAGCCTTTCGGCCAAGCTCCTCCGCGCGCTTGGCGGGGAGAGCGTCATCGGGCCGTTCCTGCTCGGCATGAAGCTGCCGGTGCAGATCGCGCCGATGACCGCAGGCGCGAGCGATCTCGTGACGCTGGCGGTACTGGCGGCGGGCGCGGTCGACCGGGTCGGGCGGGGCTAGACCCGCTCGACGCTCGACACGGCGTCGGTCGCGCGCAGCGCGGCCATGATCGAGTGGAGGTGGGCGAGGTCGTGCACCTCCACGTCGACGTGGAAGGTGTGGAAGCTGCCGTCGCGGTGGACTTGCGCCAAGTTGACGATGTTCGCGCCCTTGGCGCCAAGCGTGGTCGCCATCGTGCCGAGCGCGCCCGCGACGTCGCGCAGGATGATGCAGAGGCGCGCGGCCGCGCCGTCCGAATCGTCGCTCCAGCTGAGGTCGAGCCAGTCGGCGTCGATCCCGCTCGCGAGCAGGTCGCAGCCGATGGCGTGGACCTCGATTTCCTCGTCCTCGCGGCGAAGCCCGACGATGCGGTCACCCGGGATCGGGTGGCAGCAGGGGGCGAGGTGGAAGGCGACGCCCGGCGTCAGGCCGCGGATCGAGATGGCGCGGCGTTGTGCGGCCGGGCGTGGTGCGACGTCGCCGCCGGTCGATCCCGGCATCAGCGCTTCCATCAGCGCTTCGTCGCCGACCCGCTTGCGCGCGATGGCGATCATCAGCGCGTCCTCGTCCTCGAGCTTCAGTTTCTTCATCGCCCGTGGCAGCGCTTCCTTGGGAAGCGGCATCGGCATCCGCGCGACGATCTCGTCGTAGATCTTGCGGCCGAGTTCGACCGTCTCGTCGCGCTCCTTCAAACGGACGAAGCGGCGGATCGCCGAGCGGGCCTTGCCGGTCGCGACGAAGCGCAGCCACGAGGGCTGCGGGGTCTGCGCGTCGCTGATCAGGATCTCGACCTGGTCGCCATTGTCGAGGAGCGTTCGCAGCGGCACCACACGGCCGTTGACCTTGGCCCCGACGGTCTTGTCGCCAAGCCGGGTGTGAACCGCATAAGCGAAGTCGACCGGGGTCGCGCCCTTGGGCAGCTGGATCAGCTCGCCCTTCGGCGTGAAGGCGAAGATCCGGTCTTGGTACATCGCCATCCGGGTATGCTCGAGCAGCTCCTCGGGGCTTTCGGCATGCTCCAGGATCTCGACCAGGTCGTCGATCCACGGCACGTGGATGTCGGCAACCGGCTTGCCCTCCTTGTAGGCCCAGTGCGAGGCGAGGCCCTTCTCGGCCTGGAGGTGCATCTCGCGGGTCCGGATCTGGACCTCGATCCGCATCTTGCTGTCGTGGATCACCGACGTGTGGAGCGAACGATAGCCGTTGCGCTTGGGTGTCGAGATGAAGTCCTTGAACCGGCCCGGTACCATCGGCCAGCGGCGATGGATGTGTCCGAGCGCGCGATAGCAGTCGGCGACGTCCTCGACGATCACGCGAAAGGCCATGACGTCGGACAATTGCTCGAAGCTGATGTGGCGCTCGGCCATCTTGCGCCAGATCGAATAGGGATGCTTCTCGCGCCCCGTGACCTCGGCTTCGAGCCCGTTGTCGGCGAGGTGGAGCTTGAGTCCAAGCCCGATCCGGCTGACGATATCGCCGCCCTCGGCGTGAAGCTGTGACAGCCGCCGCGTGATCGAGGCATAGGCGTCCGGTTCGATCTGCCGAAACGCCAGCGTCTGCATCTCGTTCATGATCTCGTACATGCCGATCCGCTCGGCGAGCGGGGCATAGATATCCATCGTCTCGCGCGCGATCCGGCGGCGCTTCTCTTCGCTCTTGATGTGGTGAAGCGTGCGCATGTTGTGCAGCCGGTCGGCGAGCTTCACGAGGAGGACGCGGATGTCGCCGGAGAGTGCGAGGAGGAACTTGCGCAGGTTCTCGGCGGCGCGCTCATTCTCCGACTGCGCTTCGATCTTGCTGAGCTTGGTGACCCCGTCGACCAGCCGCGCGACGCTGGCACCGAACAAGCGCTCCACTTCCTCGGGGGTCGCGACCGTATCCTCGATCGTGTCGTGGAGGATGCCCGTGACGATCGTCTCGTCGTCGAGCTTGAGGTCGGTGAGGATGCCGGCGACTTCGATCGGATGGCTGAAATAGGGGTCGCCCGACGCCCGCGTCTGCGAC
This genomic window from Sphingomonas rosea contains:
- a CDS encoding bifunctional (p)ppGpp synthetase/guanosine-3',5'-bis(diphosphate) 3'-pyrophosphohydrolase codes for the protein MLRQYELVERVRSYDPDADEGLINRAYVFSMKAHGSQTRASGDPYFSHPIEVAGILTDLKLDDETIVTGILHDTIEDTVATPEEVERLFGASVARLVDGVTKLSKIEAQSENERAAENLRKFLLALSGDIRVLLVKLADRLHNMRTLHHIKSEEKRRRIARETMDIYAPLAERIGMYEIMNEMQTLAFRQIEPDAYASITRRLSQLHAEGGDIVSRIGLGLKLHLADNGLEAEVTGREKHPYSIWRKMAERHISFEQLSDVMAFRVIVEDVADCYRALGHIHRRWPMVPGRFKDFISTPKRNGYRSLHTSVIHDSKMRIEVQIRTREMHLQAEKGLASHWAYKEGKPVADIHVPWIDDLVEILEHAESPEELLEHTRMAMYQDRIFAFTPKGELIQLPKGATPVDFAYAVHTRLGDKTVGAKVNGRVVPLRTLLDNGDQVEILISDAQTPQPSWLRFVATGKARSAIRRFVRLKERDETVELGRKIYDEIVARMPMPLPKEALPRAMKKLKLEDEDALMIAIARKRVGDEALMEALMPGSTGGDVAPRPAAQRRAISIRGLTPGVAFHLAPCCHPIPGDRIVGLRREDEEIEVHAIGCDLLASGIDADWLDLSWSDDSDGAAARLCIILRDVAGALGTMATTLGAKGANIVNLAQVHRDGSFHTFHVDVEVHDLAHLHSIMAALRATDAVSSVERV
- a CDS encoding NADP-dependent malic enzyme, with amino-acid sequence MSESNVKFSEAEALHFHSRGRPGKIEIVASKPMATQRDLSLAYSPGVAVPVRAIAEDPSKAYDYTAKGNLVAVISNGTAILGLGDLGALASKPVMEGKAVLFKRFADVDSIDLELDTRDPQAFIDAVALMGPSFGGINLEDIAAPDCFVIEQTLRERMNIPVFHDDQHGTAIITAAGLINACLLTGRELKDVKVVVNGAGAAAIACTELIKAMGVRGDNVLMCDRTGVIHKDRDDLDQWKSAHAADTDRRTLAEALEGADVFLGLSAAKALKAEWVLTMAPRPIIFAMANPDPEITPPEAKTARPDAIVATGRSDYPNQVNNVLGFPFIFRGALDVRATAINDEMKIAAADALARLAREAVPEEVAAAYGGINHKFGADYIIPAPFDPRLMEVVPAAVAEAAMRSGVAQRPIEDFAAYRQQLRARLNPTVSVLSLAYQAAKSNPKRVLFAEGEESVVLRAAIAFKDGGYGTPVLVGREDVHDRLRDLGVDDPSGYEVLNSRNSPLVGRAVDHLYARLQRKGFLRREIERMVNQDRNYFAAAMLALGEADAMITGVTRPFSQSLRQVEMVIDHEADAPPFGINIVVGQNQTVLIADTAVTERPTAEDLAAIAVRSAAFARRMGQEPRVAFVSYTTFGNPPGAYVSNLRDAVTLLDGRQVDFEYEGEMSPELALNHEMQRRYYPFSRLSGPANILIMPGLQSASLSAKLLRALGGESVIGPFLLGMKLPVQIAPMTAGASDLVTLAVLAAGAVDRVGRG